The DNA window ATACTTGAGCCCTCTTAGCATTAATTGGAGGAAGCTTTGGTACAGTTGACTTGTACTCGATATGGAAGGCCAAACCTCCTTTCTTCTGCACTACCTCCGACAAAATACTACCGGGGACATCTTCGGCGTAGGTTTTGATAACATTGGGCTCTGTACAAAACATCATCCACAGCAACGACTTGGTCTGGATGTTGTCTCCTTCCACCAGCTCCTTCTTAATCTCCTCTTCCATCTTACTGTAGGCTTCCGCCTCTTCTTCTGACATGACATTGACTTTGTTGCTTCTTTTTCCGATACAACTCTGGATAAGACCCATTTTTATCCTTGTCTGTCTGATTTCTATCAATACACAACGTAATGACAACATATAGTGACGTCATTTATTTGTGACGTTGATTCATCACATAGGAATGACATCACTATACCAATAACGTCATTGTTTCACAATACCCATTGTTTTCAAGTTGTCAGGCTTGCGATCAACAACAAAATGGGTCTTATCCTGAGTTGTATTGGTAAGAGAAGCAACAAAGTTGATGTCATGTCAGAAGAGGAGGCGGAGGCCTACAGTAAGATGGAAGAGGAGATAAAGAAGGAGCTGATGGATGATAACATCCAAACCAGGCCCCTGCCATGGATGATGTTTTGTACAGATCCTTCTGTCAAAAAACCTCATGTCGATGAGGTTCCTGATAGCCCGGTTTTGGGGGTCGTGCAGAGGAAAGGAGGCTTGGCATTTGATATCGAGTACAAGTCAACTGTACCAAAGCTTCCTCCAATCAACGCTAAGAGGATTCAGGTTCCAGCTGGGGGCGAGGACTTTGAGAAATGGAAGGGTATGTATTACAAATAGCAGTTAAAACACTACTGACCTTGCTTTAGATTTATAagtttcaattttgaaaatgtataatCTTTCAGTCATACACGTTTAAAATaagtgtgggtttttttcagctGAGAGAGACAAGCTTCTGGTCGATAAACACGAGAAGGCAAAGATTCGAAGAGAACGTATTATCCAGCAAACGAAGCTGTCTGCCCATAGACCAAGGACAGCCCGGTCCAGAGAAGCAATTGAAAGCATTGATTCGCCAAAAGATTGAACagaaaatgccaatttttaaatatcaaatgttcaataattatattacttaattattttaaaaatctgaaataaagAAACATAGAGGAGATACCCGTACTctgttacataaaaaataattttgaaaattcaataaaatattttttgttggtaTCAACatgatttaacaaatatttctgttttactCTTTTGATATGCGATACACGTGTATGTATTACATCAAAGATAATAACTAactcatcaaaaaaaaaactcgACTGTTGATGCAGTATTTAAACTAtaatttggttatttttttgaTGCTATAAATGCGGGGCCAAGGGGCCATAAAGGTGGCCAATCTATGCAGAGAAAAAAACCTATATTACTGGGTGACAAGGGTTGTGTATCTTTTCTGTAAAGTTTGCTACTCTCATCCTATTCTTTTTTGAGAAGCGGATAGGAATAGCCTacagtggatgtaggctatgacTATCCGCTTTTGAAAAGAGAATACCCTCATACCAGCAAGAACTTTAAAACGCGTTTTATTGGttacatttactttttatttatgtgattatttcttaaatcATCTATAGCTAAATAATGTAAGTAAAAGTATGCAAATCATCGTTATGATCGATCGACAGTTGGATAGAAGAACTCCCGAGTCAGTTTTCTGACAAATGGATCCGCTGTTTGCAAATTTGACGTCAGTTCGTGCAGCCGGCGCCAATTAAGCTTTGATCAATCACGAAATATATGAAGTAATCCAGGTAAAGCCATTCCATAAGTTACAAATTTGGtgagaaaacatgtatatgttgGAATATCGAGTTTTAACagttcaaacaaaaattttccTACGACATCTATACAAATTAAAGATCCTTAATTAACTGTCCCGATTTTAATCAAACGGTCATATTATAAGTATATTGTCCTACGTCATTTCGCATTGTGCGCATACACTTGTCCGGACGTACATTGATCAAGACTCATAAATTCGAAATGTCTTACTTAAGGTATACATTCGCACGCAAACTTATATTTGTAACACATATTTGTCCCGAATTGTTAactattcaaatcattttttgggttttttttttttaaataatatacgCATAATAAACATACAGTTTTGTGGGGTTTATTTTCGGGGGAAAGGGGGGGATGTGTGCAGTGCATGGTTGAAGAGACCTACTATATTCGCTCTTGCATACATGTTCGAATCTTCTTGGAGATGTGATGATGAGATAGTGATGAAATACCTATTAatcttaaaaacattttaagcaCTTTTACGCATACAGAAGCGTAAACGAGTGTAACAAATTATATacttaaacaatgaaatgctttctttggtgattcatatGCCGGATATGAAGGttgcgacattgcagaaaaatacataatccgCGTTGGCGGgttaatatgtaatttttttttctgcaatgatcgctaccttcataacggAAAGctatcaaagaaagcattttattgtttatatttacatctgtcttttaatataaattaataaactgattgtaaaaagtaagttcaATTAACTAAAtcactgttaatgtacatcagtacgttagcaaAAAGAACAGCCAACtcgtctcctatgggaatttgagtctgacatcgtcatgattgtttcgtgcagtccgtgatttttcttaggtcgctgtaggtttcaacgaatcgataaacgggacgtatagatttcagtcctgttagttgattttaaagaaatagaagGAACCATACTCGATAGATatgaatatatgtaaataactagagcagagctcgtggcaaagccacgagtaggtcttccgttgttgctgcgagttgaaaatatatgtgatgtggtgtcaaacgattataattactaaactttcagttctgtatttgttataaaaacgtgttgtgattgaaagcctgcatataaaacgtatattgaaaaagaaaataagaaaatgttttagtttatgtaatcgtaacaaacattatttaaaaaatgaaatatttaatggcgagttaaattttcagagggtagcaagcattgttgtaaacagtatgtactcatgggtcatgtcaggaattgtggttttttttaaccgaacccgtttacaaaacacgtaaccttttctctaagataacttctttatttatatatttctaaatttttgaaaacaatgtacaatttagaattgttgcgtgctgacaaaatttacagaccctgaaacgtactactacaccaaaaaagcgtgcgacttacgtgcaaGAAACGTTTCGTGGTAACCGTTTcctgtgaatcgtgaagcgtttcgtgtaaaccgtttagcgtttcggacaaagcgtgcagagtttcggacaaagcgtgtaaatcgtttcgagcaaagcgtgcgagaaccatgtTAAACGTTCaacagatttcattcggaactctctgacaatttgtttaaaaatggcgcccgtgttttacattacatgtactttaaactgtttgtaattggcaaaactcttttgtaggtattttcatggaaaaaaaaatctagaggaaatgatatacttatctttttacaaaattgaatttatttttaacaaacaaaagaaaggtatatgtattaaaagacgactagttacagagtacatatatatatatatataacgtttttatacgatgtttcagtactggtccagtcgttttaccggtaaggaatatttgccagtatcgaataatttttagaaaaattactaGTGGAAGAcgaagttgaggttttaaaaaatcctagctaggtaattataaaacagaaataaatattctatcagtgcgtgaagttgtttgccatttgcacgattatttaccgaattgtttacaaattaaaaaggtgaccctgatatgagctgccggaagttcaaagcagaaaaaacaaaagtgtgaaaacaattaagcctaactatgaaaataagtttgttattgatccctatttagtggacaattagtaaatataattttaaaagatatggATCATATCTTGAcaaataataatggagctttgaatgaaattgcgacttcaaatagaaccacgtgtagttttcctagtttcggttcattgcgacagaagtattatttggctgcatatattgatagatatacggtaaaaacaaaggaaaatggcaactacttatcatcaattattattataaagtgtttttatgaaaattcaatattataaagtaactcaaatgaaaactgttcaagtccagttttaatttgacgggaaaacggtatgataaaaataacgatcatattatttgtttaaatgacatattcccacaattgtttttccttcttcatttataagtccattaacatgtacctctagtgcagaagtgataaagggcgcttaattcgatactgggaaacgaattctcaaaactaggaaaatggagggggtgttgaaattacttcctttatattttcggaagtttgatactacagtttagaaggacaaagaaacgcgatttaaacataaaataaaaacatttggaattccgataataatagttgcatgcacgacgaaaccgcatactgattTGTTACTGGTAAAATGACTgtgcaatattaaaattcgctatacataaaaaatattaaatacaattagcaaaacatgatttctgttggaacaagccttaatcaactttaacttacacgagcatgttttgataagcatgtattttttttaattatttatttacatcgataactcttactaagaCCATTCGGCTTTGTACAAgcggcacacataacctcggacatcgggtgagacctgcacctggctgaacctgtcaatcaaactctgtgtatttgttttcattggatggtcaagcgtctctttttttgtcaatagccaatggaaaaattaatgacttcaatgtaatcggaatcagtatttgatgaagcacacaatttaaatgatagaaaatttattaattatttgaacaaaattaaatgtaaacatagaaagaaaacatactgatcatttctatgaattgcaggaagtaagttctttggaatcccgattatagatatttttacaagtaattattttaattatttaaaccactattaacggaaaacaagaggtcttaaaagtaattaacgcgcagggatttgcctacaatgtacacagtcatgcaattaattattatgggaatctttatgtatggtacttaattcaaatagatcatgataatctatacactgtacgccgttatacatgtacatgtaaggagcgccggtaatatatacgaagattgagtcaaaaaattaaatcatttttatttcttgttcttttcaatacaatgttaaattactttgaaaaaaaaaatccgaaatagtaattacaactttcttttttgtttaatcatttgaattttttctgaggtgCATGGATATGTAcataacatatttatttacgcgaatgatacgacataggaaaaaaattaacggatgtttgtataacattgttttctaacgaatgtgactaatttaattttaaatatttttcaacattatcaatgtaaataatatcagatttatttactgtttgtatttttacatcgtattctctgaaaccaataaaaatactaatcaaatcccgccgaatactgaaaacccgatttcagtttgtaatcatgcgaattttatttttggtatggactattgagttacggtaacattttttctggatgatttttttatttattattttatgtagtaaaagcaccattccaattGTTACTCAAttaacataacaattgatgacccggggctatatatgttctgagctgtgtgcgctgaagcgacacaagattcttgGTCGCACGTGGCGGTTGAATTAACACAGGCTGACctaataaacaaacgggtgggaaagtgaaacaaaatgttacacataagaaga is part of the Crassostrea angulata isolate pt1a10 chromosome 3, ASM2561291v2, whole genome shotgun sequence genome and encodes:
- the LOC128176402 gene encoding uncharacterized protein LOC128176402, with amino-acid sequence MLSLRCVLIEIRQTRIKMGLIQSCIGKRSNKVNVMSEEEAEAYSKMEEEIKKELVEGDNIQTKSLLWMMFCTEPNVIKTYAEDVPGSILSEVVQKKGGLAFHIEYKSTVPKLPPINAKRAQVSARDEDYEKWKEERDKLLVDKHEKANIRRERIIQQKKLSAQRPRTAQSRDVVETGSPTD
- the LOC128176403 gene encoding uncharacterized protein LOC128176403 — protein: MGLILSCIGKRSNKVDVMSEEEAEAYSKMEEEIKKELMDDNIQTRPLPWMMFCTDPSVKKPHVDEVPDSPVLGVVQRKGGLAFDIEYKSTVPKLPPINAKRIQVPAGGEDFEKWKAERDKLLVDKHEKAKIRRERIIQQTKLSAHRPRTARSREAIESIDSPKD